A stretch of the Uranotaenia lowii strain MFRU-FL chromosome 3, ASM2978415v1, whole genome shotgun sequence genome encodes the following:
- the LOC129753016 gene encoding uncharacterized protein K02A2.6-like yields the protein MPFDDSYDKHLLHYLDSGKLEITWDEIASEAEADEELLAVKNAIISGHWPERLRRYEAEKHQLRWLGSMVFKSENIVLPLSLRERAFQSAHQGHVGIASVKKILREYFWWPNMSTSAEEFVRNCETCLLLSRKNPPLPLTSRRLPNGPWEVLQVDFFTDRDFGKGEFLVLVDTYSRYLYVVEMGKTDADSTNAVLMKIFAEWGLPLVIQSDNGPPFQSDNFVSTWEGKGVKVWKSIPLSAQSNGAVERQNSGIKNALAAARLDGQDWKTALQKYVHVHNKIRPLSRFGVTPFELLVGWKFRGTFPCLWERKSDTSLDRQAVTEQDNYSKLQSKKYADHRRGAKYSDINPGDTVVITQQKKRKSDPVFGTERYTVVTRENAKLVVKSSRGVQLTRHVDEVKRVPEKKQEEDIANNTGGTNNNNEDLDRYQQCQRPKRMPKQPEKLKDMILYCIFS from the coding sequence ATGCCTTTTGATGATTCGTATGATAAGCATCTTTTGCATTATTTGGACAGTGGAAAGCTGGAAATAACCTGGGATGAGATAGCGTCGGAAGCTGAAGCAGATGAGGAACTACTAGCAGTGAAGAATGCAATTATATCAGGGCACTGGCCAGAACGATTGCGTCGATACGAAGCCGAGAAACATCAATTACGTTGGCTCGGTTCCATGGTCTTCAAAAGCGAAAATATAGTTCTACCACTTTCTCTCAGAGAGAGAGCTTTCCAATCTGCTCATCAAGGACATGTCGGTATAGCGTCGGTAAAGAAAATTCTTCGAGAGTACTTCTGGTGGCCCAATATGAGCACTTCGGCAGAAGAATTCGTCAGAAATTGTGAGACGTGTCTACTTCTTTCGCGCAAAAACCCTCCTCTACCCCTTACTAGTAGAAGGCTACCTAATGGTCCTTGGGAAGTCTTACAAGTGGATTTTTTCACTGACCGGGACTTTGGAAAAGGAGAATTTCTCGTGCTTGTGGACACGTATTCACGTTACCTGTACGTCGTAGAAATGGGCAAAACGGATGCAGATAGCACTAATGCagttcttatgaaaattttcgcAGAATGGGGTCTCCCTCTTGTAATACAGAGTGATAATGGACCTCCATTCCAGAGCGATAACTTTGTTTCAACATGGGAAGGAAAAGGTGTTAAAGTTTGGAAGTCTATTCCATTGAGCGCTCAGTCTAACGGCGCAGTTGAGCGCCAGAACAGTGGAATTAAAAATGCtcttgctgctgctagactcgACGGACAGGATTGGAAGActgctttacaaaaatatgtgcATGTGCATAACAAAATAAGACCCCTTTCACGTTTTGGCGTTACTCCTTTTGAGTTGTTAGTCGGCTGGAAGTTTAGAGGAACTTTCCCTTGCTTATGGGAGCGAAAATCAGATACTTCATTAGATCGCCAAGCAGTAACAGAACAAGACAACTATTCAAAACTTCAAAGCAAGAAGTATGCTGATCACCGACGAGGGGCCAAATATTCTGACATCAACCCTGGAGATACTGTAGTTATCACTCAACAAAAGAAAAGGAAATCAGACCCTGTGTTTGGAACAGAGCGGTACACTGTTGTAACAAGGGAAAATGCGAAATTAGTAGTCAAAAGTAGTAGAGGTGTACAGCTTACTAGACATGTGGATGAAGTGAAACGTGTTCCTGAAAAAAAACAGGAAGAGGACATTGCTAATAATACAGGCGGTACGAATAATAACAACGAAGATTTGGACAGATACCAGCAATGTCAAAGACCGAAACGAATGCCGAAGCAGCCAGAAAAGTTGAAAGACATGATCCTTTATTGCATTTTTAGTTAA